A stretch of DNA from Nonlabens ponticola:
TCTTTTTTGGCGTCAATTTGCTCGTCTGTTTGTGTAGCATGATCAACGCTGAACAAGGCTCGCAGCTCATTGGTATAAGTCGCATTTGCCTCACTCATCAAGTATAAATAGGTCTTTTTATTCTCGCGTATATCGCCACCTACTTCTTTGCCAAAGGTCTCTGGATCGCCATAAGCATCCAGATAATCATCCATTAATTGAAAAGCCAGACCCAATTCAATACCATACTGATACACACGCTGTTGCTCATTTCTATCCTTGCCTGCGATAATGGCACCCATTTGCAAGGCACAAGCCACGAGAACTGACGTCTTGAGCTTGATCATGAGCAGGTACTCGTCTACCGTGACATCATCTCGCGTTTCAAAATCCACATCATACTGCTGCCCTTCACAAACCTCAAGCGCTGTTTTTGAGAAAAGTGTCATGAGCGATTTATAGGTCGCATCCTGATAAGCATTAAAGGATTGATAGGCCAGTATCATCATGGCATCGCCACTTAATATGCCTGTATTCTCATCCCATTTTTTATGTACGGTAGGCATACCCCGACGCAGCGGTGCGGCATCCATGATGTCGTCATGCAACAAGGTAAAATTGTGAAACACCTCAACGGCAACGGCAGCATCAAGCGCCTTGGTATAATCTTCTCCATACACATCTGCTGCGAGTAAAGTCATTACCGGTCGCAGTCGCTTACCGCCTAGATCAAGGATATAGTGTACTGGATCGTACAATCCTACTGGCTTTGTTTGGGTAATTGATTTCTTGAGATAGGCTAGAAAAACCTCACGATAGTCATGGATGCTGGTCATGATTCAAAAATAAGTCGTGGCAACCAACCAGCCATCATAAGTCTCATTCTCAATGTTAAAAGATTGTAAAACTTAGGAAACTTTGATCGTTTCTAAAGTTTCCTATACGTATTTTTGCCGCTCAATTAAGCAATGGAAGTCAAAGAACGCATACTAGAAGAATCCATGGATCTGTTTCTCACGCTGGGATTCAAGAGTGTTACCATGGACGAGATTGCCTCGCGATTGGGTATGAGCAAGAAGACCTTGTACACCCATTATCGTACTAAGGGTTCTCTGGTGGATGCAGCATCCGTTAATTTTTGTGAGCATGTATGCAACGGCGTGGACGACATTAGCGCGTCAGAAAGTGCCAATCCCATCGAGGAACTTTATGATGTCAAAAAGTTTGTCATGCAGCAGTTGCGCGGTGACAATACCTCACCCGTTTACCAACTCAAAAAATATTATCCAGAGGTACACAGAAAAGTCGAACTCATGCAGTTTGACCACATGGACAAATGCATCAAACGCAATGTAGAGCGCGGCATTGAACAAGGATTTTATCGCGACAATATTGATGCGGCCTTTGTGGCGCGCATGTACTTTGTAGGCATTCAAGGCATCAAGAACATCAGCATTTTCCCTGCTGAGGATTTCCCAGTGAATGACCTCTACGATCAATATCTAGAGTACCACTTGCGCGGCATCGTGACACCAGCTGGCCGTAAAATATTAAATGAACTAACCGACACAAACCACGAGTAATGAGAAGTACAATTATAACGGTGATGATTTTGTTTGGTTACGCTTTCGCGAAAGCGCAATCCACCACAGACACTACTGCACCGCAATCCTACAGCTTTACCCTAGAAGAGGCGATCAATTATGCGCTGGAGAATAATTATCAGGCTATTAATGCCAAAAGGGATATCGCTAAAGCGCTGAAGCAAAAGTGGGAAACAACATCGACCGGATTACCGC
This window harbors:
- a CDS encoding polyprenyl synthetase family protein, whose amino-acid sequence is MTSIHDYREVFLAYLKKSITQTKPVGLYDPVHYILDLGGKRLRPVMTLLAADVYGEDYTKALDAAVAVEVFHNFTLLHDDIMDAAPLRRGMPTVHKKWDENTGILSGDAMMILAYQSFNAYQDATYKSLMTLFSKTALEVCEGQQYDVDFETRDDVTVDEYLLMIKLKTSVLVACALQMGAIIAGKDRNEQQRVYQYGIELGLAFQLMDDYLDAYGDPETFGKEVGGDIRENKKTYLYLMSEANATYTNELRALFSVDHATQTDEQIDAKKEKAKQLFDASGGKQATLDAIKKHTAHALEIIETLDISQDHKKMLAAFSKDLMSRIS
- a CDS encoding TetR/AcrR family transcriptional regulator, whose protein sequence is MEVKERILEESMDLFLTLGFKSVTMDEIASRLGMSKKTLYTHYRTKGSLVDAASVNFCEHVCNGVDDISASESANPIEELYDVKKFVMQQLRGDNTSPVYQLKKYYPEVHRKVELMQFDHMDKCIKRNVERGIEQGFYRDNIDAAFVARMYFVGIQGIKNISIFPAEDFPVNDLYDQYLEYHLRGIVTPAGRKILNELTDTNHE